A stretch of Arachis hypogaea cultivar Tifrunner chromosome 15, arahy.Tifrunner.gnm2.J5K5, whole genome shotgun sequence DNA encodes these proteins:
- the LOC112749134 gene encoding katanin p80 WD40 repeat-containing subunit B1 homolog KTN80.1-like — translation MKNYDVTLSNLHSRLTKLQVVRHFWECNDVEGAINDLRKLPDQSVQADVISVLVEKMDVLAIDLFAFLLPVLSGLLDGKTERHVKLSLDMLLKLVAVFGPTIRATISTPPSIGVDLHREKRLECYNQCFKELQMIQMIIPILIRHDDRHKCCGSGY, via the exons ATGAAAAATTATGATGTAACTTTGAGTAATCTTCATTCACGCTTAACAAAGTTACA GGTGGTGCGGCATTTTTGGGAGTGCAACGATGTTGAAGGGGCCATTAATGATTTGAGAAAGTTGCCAGATCAATCT GTTCAAGCAGATGTTATCAGTGTCCTTGTGGAGAAGATGGATGTCCTCGCCATAGATTTATTTGCTTTCTTGCTTCCAGTGCTCTCAGGATTGCTGGATGGTAAAACAGAAAG GCATGTAAAGTTGTCACTGGATATGCTATTGAAGCTTGTAGCAGTTTTTGGTCCAACAATTCGTGCAACTATTTCAACACCTCCCTCAATTGGTGTTGATTTACATCGAGAGAAAAG GCTAGAATGCTACAACCAGTGCTTCAAGGAATTGCAGATGATACAAATGATTATTCCAATATTGATACG ACATGACGATAGGCACAAGTGCTGCGGATCAGGCTACTGA